A segment of the Collimonas fungivorans genome:
TTATAGCTTCTGTGTTTGGCGGTTATGCCATGATGGGCGGTCATCTCGGCGTGCTGTTCCAGCCGGTCGAATTGCTGATGATCGGCGGCGCCGGGGTCGGCGCTTTTGTGGTCGGCAACGATGGCAAGGCCATCATGGCCACCGTCAGGGAATTGCCGAAACTGCTGCGCAGTTCCAAGCACGACAAAGCCTTGTACATGGAGCTGATGGCCTTGCTCTACGTGTTGCTGGCGAAGGCTCGCAAAGACGGCATGCTGGCGCTGGAAGCGGATATCGACGATCCCTTGAACAGCCCCATCTTCGTCCAGTATCCGCTGGTGCAGCACGACCCGCGCGTGATCGAATTCCTTACGGACTACCTGCGCCTGATTGTCAGCGGCAATATGGATGCGTTTGAAATCGAATCGCTGATGGATCATGAAATAGAAACCTACAAGCACGAAGCTGAAGTGCCTGCGCACAGCCTGGCCAAGGTCGGCGACGCCTTGCCTGCGTTCGGCATCGTGGCGGCGGTGATGGGCGTGGTGCATGCGCTGGCATCGGCCAACCTGCCGCCGTCGGAAATGGGCGAACTGATTGCGCATGCGATGGTGGGCACTTTCCTGGGGATCTTGCTGGCTTATGGATTCGTGTCGCCATTGGCGACGCTGATCGAGCACCAGGTAGCGGAATCGGTGAAGGTGTACCAGTGCATCAAGGTCACCCTGCTGGCTAACCTGAACGGCTATGCGCCGCAGCTGGCGGTGGAATTCGGCCGCAAGGTGCTGTACTCGACCGAACGCCCTTCGTTCACGGAGCTGGATGACCATGTGCGCCAAGTCAAAAGCCGATAATGTCCGCCGGCCCGGGGCGGAGGCGGCATGAGCAAGGTCAAGCAGCGGATTGTCGTCAGGCGGGTAACTGCCGCCAAGCATCAGGCGCATGGCGGCAGCTGGAAAATCGCCTACGCCGATTTCATGACGGCGATGATGGCGTTTTTCCTGGTGATGTGGCTGCTGTCGATTTCTTCTCCCAAGCAGCGGGAGGGCATTGCCGAGTACTTCAAGATGCCGCTCAAGGTTGCCATCAGCGGCGGTGAAAAAAGCAGCACCAGCAGCAGCGTGATTCCTGGCGGCGGCACCGATTTTACCCAGGTGGACGGTGACGACAAGCGCAGCAATCCGGATACCGCCGATGCCGAACGGTTGAAGTCGCTGAAGAAACGGCTGGAGCAGGTGATCGATGCGAATCCGGTGCTCAAGCAGTTCCGGCCGCAGTTGCTGATTGACATCACCAGCGAAGGATTGCGGATCCAGATCGTGGATAACCGCAACCGGCCGATGTTCGACCTGTCCAGCGCCAAGGTGCAGCCATACATGAGCACCATCCTGCGCGAAATCGGGCCGGTGCTCAATGAATTGCCGAACAAGATCACCCTGGCCGGGCACACCGATGCGACCCCTTATGTGCTCGGTTCCAAGTATTACAGCAACTGGGAGTTGTCGGCCGACAGGGCGAATGCATCGCGCCGCGAACTGATCGGCGGCGGCATGGCGGAGCAAAAGGTGCTGCGCGTGATGGGCGTGGCGTCGACCATGGATTTGAACAAGGCTGACCCGCTGGATCCGGTCAACCGGCGCATCAGCATCGTGGTGCTGAACCGGCGCGCGCAGGCGCAGATCGAACAGGAAAACAGCAGCGGCAGCAACGCCGGCATCAAGCTCGACGGACAGAAGGACAGCGCCAGCCAGTTGCGGGACAGCGCGCCCAGGCTTCCTGGGGCGGCAAAGCCATGATACAGAGGCCATATGAGGACTAAGACAATATTGGTGGTGGATGACTCAGCCGTCATGCGCAAGCTGATTGAAGCAGCCCTGGCCGAGGACAACTACCAGGTCCTGCTGGCGGCGGACGGCGAAGCGGCCATGCAGCAAGCCCGCATTGCAGCGGTCGACCTGGTGCTGACAGACTGGAATATGCCGGCGATGGGCGGCCACCAGCTGATTCGTGCATTGCGGCAGATGGAAAATCATGGCGAGACGCCGATCCTGGTGCTTACCACCGAGGCCAGCGATGCCGAAAAAGCCGATGCGCGCGCGGCCGGCGCCAGCGGCTGGCTGAGAAAACCGATAGAACCTGCAACCTTGCTGGAAGTGGTGGCCAGCTTGCTGGATACCGAGTAACGCTAAGCCGACAATCAGAGCACGCAGTAAGGAGATCACGAACGATATGGATATTACCGAGTTTTACCAGACCTTCTTTGAAGAAGCGGACGAACTGCTGGCTGAGATGGAGCAATTGCTGCTGGGGCTGGATATGGACGCGCCCGACAGCGAGCATTTGAACGCCATATTCCGCGCTGCGCATTCGATCAAGGGCGGCGCCGCTACCTTCGGTTTTGTTGCGCTGACCGATACCACGCATCTTTTGGAAAATTTACTGGACCGTGCCCGTCATCAGGAAATACGACTGCGCAAGGAAATGATCGACGCCTTTTTGGAAACCAAAGACGTGCTACAAGAACAGATAAGTGCTTACCGGGCTGGCGCTGAACCCGATCCCGACATGGTCGCGCGGATTTGCGCGGTACTGCAACAACTGGCGCAGGAGGAAAACGCAGGCGTCGGCGGCAAGGTTGCTGCGGCGGCACCTGCCTTAGCACCGGCGGCTGCACCATTGCCCGCTGCCGCCGGCGGCGCGCAGCTGCGGGTGCGTTTTTCCGGGATATCCGAGAGCGACCGCAAGCTGTTGAGTGCGGAACTGGAAAACCTGGGCGAAGTGGTGGCGCAGACGCAAGGCGAGGACAGCCTGACCTTGTGGCTGGAAACCAGCTGCGAGGCGGACGACATCATCGCCGTGTGCTGTTTCATCATCGACATCGACCAGATTGATATCATGCAGGAAGCGGCGGCGCAGCCGCCAGCCGAGCCGGTGGCGGCGGTAGCTGCAGAATCGGCGCCGGCAAAGGTGATTGCGATCGCCGCTGCCGCGGCATTGCCGAAAGCCGCCGCGGCGGCAGCCATTCCGGTCGCACCTCCGGCGGCCAAGGAATCCGGCTCGATTCGCGTCGATGTGGAAAAGGTCGACCAGATCATCAACCTGGTAGGAGAACTGGTGATCACCCAGTCGATGCTGGCGCAGACCGCGGCGACGCTGGATCCGGTGCTGCATGAGCGCCTGCTGAACGGCATGGGACAGCTCGAACGCAACGCCCGCGATTTGCAGGAATCGGTGATGTCGATCCGCATGATGCAGATGGATTATGTATTCAGCCGCTTTCCGCGCCTGGTCAGGGACTTGGCCGACAAGCTTGGCAAGCAGGTGCAGCTGGTGACTTTCG
Coding sequences within it:
- the motA gene encoding flagellar motor stator protein MotA → MLVFVGYIVVIASVFGGYAMMGGHLGVLFQPVELLMIGGAGVGAFVVGNDGKAIMATVRELPKLLRSSKHDKALYMELMALLYVLLAKARKDGMLALEADIDDPLNSPIFVQYPLVQHDPRVIEFLTDYLRLIVSGNMDAFEIESLMDHEIETYKHEAEVPAHSLAKVGDALPAFGIVAAVMGVVHALASANLPPSEMGELIAHAMVGTFLGILLAYGFVSPLATLIEHQVAESVKVYQCIKVTLLANLNGYAPQLAVEFGRKVLYSTERPSFTELDDHVRQVKSR
- a CDS encoding response regulator → MRTKTILVVDDSAVMRKLIEAALAEDNYQVLLAADGEAAMQQARIAAVDLVLTDWNMPAMGGHQLIRALRQMENHGETPILVLTTEASDAEKADARAAGASGWLRKPIEPATLLEVVASLLDTE
- the cheA gene encoding chemotaxis protein CheA encodes the protein MDITEFYQTFFEEADELLAEMEQLLLGLDMDAPDSEHLNAIFRAAHSIKGGAATFGFVALTDTTHLLENLLDRARHQEIRLRKEMIDAFLETKDVLQEQISAYRAGAEPDPDMVARICAVLQQLAQEENAGVGGKVAAAAPALAPAAAPLPAAAGGAQLRVRFSGISESDRKLLSAELENLGEVVAQTQGEDSLTLWLETSCEADDIIAVCCFIIDIDQIDIMQEAAAQPPAEPVAAVAAESAPAKVIAIAAAAALPKAAAAAAIPVAPPAAKESGSIRVDVEKVDQIINLVGELVITQSMLAQTAATLDPVLHERLLNGMGQLERNARDLQESVMSIRMMQMDYVFSRFPRLVRDLADKLGKQVQLVTFGKATELDKSLIERIIDPLTHLVRNSLDHGIEKPEQRIAAGKDPVGELLLSAQHQGGNIVIEVSDDGAGLNREKILAKAIQQGMAISDTISDDEVWQLIFAPGFSTAEKITDVSGRGVGMDVVKRNIQEMGGHVEIVSRQGNGTTTRIVLPLTLAILDGMSVKVGNEVYILPLNYVIESLQPRAADIHSVSNEEQVLHVRGEYLPLTELHRVFSVADARTDPTQGIVVILHGEGKRFALLVDQLVGQHQVVVKNLETNYRKVPGISAATILGDGSVALIVDVGALQRTGREKAPLLAAA
- the motB gene encoding flagellar motor protein MotB — encoded protein: MSKVKQRIVVRRVTAAKHQAHGGSWKIAYADFMTAMMAFFLVMWLLSISSPKQREGIAEYFKMPLKVAISGGEKSSTSSSVIPGGGTDFTQVDGDDKRSNPDTADAERLKSLKKRLEQVIDANPVLKQFRPQLLIDITSEGLRIQIVDNRNRPMFDLSSAKVQPYMSTILREIGPVLNELPNKITLAGHTDATPYVLGSKYYSNWELSADRANASRRELIGGGMAEQKVLRVMGVASTMDLNKADPLDPVNRRISIVVLNRRAQAQIEQENSSGSNAGIKLDGQKDSASQLRDSAPRLPGAAKP